The following DNA comes from Cellulosilyticum sp. I15G10I2.
TGAAACTTTCCCTGTATCTATACTTGAACAAGGAGATGCTAGACTGATACCAATCATGAGCTTTTCCTCAATGTTTTACGAATAGTAAAAAGCCTCTGAGTAAATAAATATAAAGTGTACCCTTTGTAAGGGACATTTTGAAAAAAGTCTATATAGCATTAAAAAGATGATTTCTGCAATCTACAGAAGTCATCTTTTTTAGTTTAATTCACTTCTAGTGGTGGTCTTCTGCTTCTTCGGCTATAGCCTTTGTCTCGTGGATAGTTCCAAATGGATGCTGTGGTGGTGCATAGATCGAGTAGAGTTTAAGGGGGGTTGAACCTACATTAACAAGATTATGCCATGTACCTGCTGGGATGATAAAGGCATAGTCAGCAGATACAGCTTGTTGGAAACTAGGCATATCCTTATCGTCTCCCATCATAACAATACCGCTGCCTTCTTCTATACGTATAAATTGATCTACATCTTCATGTATCTCTAAGCCAATATCTTCGCCTGGCAGAAGACTCATTAAAGTAAGCTGCAAATGTTCGCCTGTCCATAAGGTGGTTCGGAATGCATCATTATCTTTTGTAATCTTTTCTATATTAACAGCATAAGGGTAAGGGCCGTGATCTTTTAGTTGTTCAGAGTCATTTTGGACATTTTGGGAACCTCTGTAACAATTGGTGTATGGTTGCTTATAACCTTGATATTTAGTATTTGAATAATTTTTTTGAGAAGAGTTAGTATGGGGAGTGGGATTTCTCCTATTTAAATAGGCCATTTTTTCTTCTCCTTTCGGTGTGATTACAATAATTAGTATATGATACCACTACATATATGTGATAAATTATAAGCTATTTATTATTTAGGATTTTCAACTATGTTAATTGTGGGTTTGCTATAAAGGTTATTAGGTTGGTCAAGGTGTGTAATGAAGGCCAAAAATAAATTAGGGGAGAGTTAAAATTCGATTTCTTAAAAATACATATAATGTTCAGAAAATTTTATTGACAAATAAAAAAATACAGTGTATAAAGTTTATAGACTGACAGTCTATAAACTAAAAAACAAGTAAATAAAGTTTTTTGATTTCATATAGAGAAAGAGGTTGTCAATATGAAGGGTAGTAAGGAATATAACGCAAGAAGAAACGATATTCTAGATGCTGCAGGAAGATTATTTGGGAGGAAAGGTTATGCCAAATGTACGGTCAATGACATTCTTGATGCAGTAGGTATAGCAAAGGGGACGTTTTATTATTATTTTAA
Coding sequences within:
- a CDS encoding cupin domain-containing protein, producing MAYLNRRNPTPHTNSSQKNYSNTKYQGYKQPYTNCYRGSQNVQNDSEQLKDHGPYPYAVNIEKITKDNDAFRTTLWTGEHLQLTLMSLLPGEDIGLEIHEDVDQFIRIEEGSGIVMMGDDKDMPSFQQAVSADYAFIIPAGTWHNLVNVGSTPLKLYSIYAPPQHPFGTIHETKAIAEEAEDHH